A genomic stretch from Silurus meridionalis isolate SWU-2019-XX chromosome 1, ASM1480568v1, whole genome shotgun sequence includes:
- the LOC124388267 gene encoding protein FAM83F-like, translating to MAESQLECMEDGRIVASIPESRPEFYYSEVHRAALEELLRNGDDAFKKRLRDNDARDFLSPREIDAIRSTAERYDAHEDDDAGARRKGADDSTSMRSTYWPQMSDTDLPLLDMGWPNTGFFKGVTRVIVHMHPPKDNGPHLKEVVRRLIQEAHKVIAIVMDLLTDLQILQDLLDAASKRSVAVYIILDGNGAPQFLNMCKRLEVSPQHLQNIRTRMLRGVGLDLSYGRIPGCLSNKYMIIDGDKVMFGSYSFSWSSSRMDRNIITIMSGQIVEMFDRDFRELYAMSRELNLFKEFSLGKRSTAASTRMTVPTRPVITATSRFQVSLGDKGNLKVPAHKYHNPKYLLALGNLPNDISTAQDLIDKMEESRQRFAAEGNPIEVDNNEPLDSPTPTPSVNSKKGSSLSCVPSKKKRFSLLRKSKQKGAKEEKADEGDPGPSTTTNPTPPTTSGTTEDITEEPSAETSTSKKTKSKKKSKKKSSEEQGTENDKGTKKGCVIF from the exons ATGGCCGAGTCGCAGTTAGAGTGCATGGAAGACGGCCGGATCGTAGCGAGCATCCCGGAGTCGAGGCCAGAGTTTTATTACAGCGAGGTGCACCGCGCCGCGCTCGAGGAGCTGCTGAGGAACGGCGACGACGCGTTCAAGAAGCGGCTGCGCGACAACGATGCCCGGGACTTCCTGTCGCCGCGCGAGATCGACGCGATCCGGAGCACCGCGGAGCGCTACGACGCGCACGAGGACGACGACGCCGGAGCGCGCAGAAAAGGCGCCGACGACTCCACGTCTATGCGCTCGACCTACTGGCCCCAGATGTCCGACACGGACTTGCCGCTGCTGGACATGGGCTGGCCCAACACCGGCTTCTTCAAGGGGGTCACACGCGTAATCGTGCACATGCACCCGCCCAAAGACAACGGACCGCACCTTAAAGAAGTTGTCCGAAGGCTGATCCAAGAAGCGCACAAG GTTATCGCTATTGTGATGGACCTTCTCACAGACCTTCAGATCCTACAAGATCTGCTGGATGCGGCGTCCAAGCGTAGCGTCGCAGTCTACATCATCCTGGACGGTAACGGAGCGCCGCAGTTCCTCAACATGTGTAAGAGACTGGAGGTCAGCCCTCAGCATCTCCAG AACATTCGGACCCGCATGCTGAGAGGCGTAGGACTCGACCTGTCCTATGGGAGAATCCCTGGCTGTCTGAGCAACAAATACATGATTATCGACGGAGACAAAGTGATGTTCGGCTCTTACAG CTTCTCATGGAGTTCATCACGTATGGACAGAAACATAATCACCATCATGTCAGGACAGATTGTTGAAATGTTTGACCGGGACTTCAGGGAGCTTTACGCCATGTCGCGCGAACTCAACCTCTTCAAGGAGTTCAGCCTCGGTAAGCGTAGCACAGCAGCATCTACCAGGATGACTGTACCGACGCGGCCAGTGATTACCGCGACTTCGCGCTTCCAAGTCAGTCTGGGAGACAAGGGGAATTTAAAAGTGCCTGCTCACAAATACCACAACCCCAAATACCTGCTAGCGCTCGGCAACCTTCCAAACGACATCAGCACAGCGCAGGATCTAATCGACAAAATGGAGGAATCTAGACAAAGGTTTGCAGCAGAGGGGAATCCAATAGAAGTAGACAACAACGAGCCGCTGGACTCGCCCACCCCAACGCCATCTGTGAATAGCAAAAAAGGTTCCAGTTTGTCATGTGTACCTTCGAAAAAGAAAAGATTCTCTTTATTGAGAAAATCGAAACAAAAAGGAGCGAAAGAGGAGAAAGCAGATGAGGGAGATCCTGGACCCTCCACTACAACAAATCCCACACCACCCACCACCAGTGGTACCACGGAGGACATTACAGAGGAACCTAGTGCTGAAACATCAACGTCCAAgaaaacaaagtccaaaaagaAGTCAAAGAAAAAGTCAAGTGAAGAGCAgg